The Lutibacter profundi genome includes a region encoding these proteins:
- a CDS encoding nucleoside permease encodes MNIKLRLTILNFLELFVFGAWLISLGGYLGGQLHFEGIQIGKIFTTLGIASLVMPGIVGIIADKYLNAQKLLGILHIIGAGFMFFLAQTKDFDTFFWMMLGYLTVYMPTLGLVNTVSYSILTSNKLDIIKVFPKIRVWGTIGFIVAEVAVGTLGWAQNNMQFYFAMGISLLMGIYAFTIPNVPLSKSENKSLIQRLGLDAFVLFKEYKMAVFFIFATLLGVVLQISNAWASEFLRSFTADYPNSFAVTNSNTIIALSQVSETLFILTIPFFLKRFGIKTVMIMSMLAWFLRFGLFGVAAPEGIGLGYLIMSMVVYGAAFDFFNISGSLFIETETDSKYRGSAQGLFVLLTNGVGAVLGGMGSGFVVQHFTTETGRDWLSIWLVFAAYALILAIVFRLIFKYKHNPEVIKEIKH; translated from the coding sequence ATGAATATAAAATTACGCTTAACCATTTTAAATTTTTTAGAATTATTTGTTTTTGGAGCTTGGCTTATATCATTGGGTGGCTATTTAGGAGGGCAACTTCATTTTGAAGGAATACAAATTGGTAAAATATTTACAACGTTAGGTATAGCCTCACTAGTAATGCCGGGAATTGTAGGTATTATTGCAGATAAATATCTCAATGCCCAAAAACTATTAGGAATATTACATATTATTGGCGCAGGATTTATGTTTTTCTTAGCACAAACAAAAGATTTTGATACTTTCTTTTGGATGATGTTAGGCTACTTAACTGTATATATGCCAACACTTGGCTTAGTTAACACTGTTTCTTACAGTATTTTAACCTCAAACAAACTTGATATCATAAAAGTATTTCCTAAAATCCGTGTTTGGGGAACAATTGGATTTATAGTTGCAGAAGTAGCTGTTGGAACCCTTGGTTGGGCACAAAACAATATGCAATTTTATTTTGCAATGGGAATTTCACTTTTAATGGGAATATATGCATTTACCATTCCTAATGTACCTTTATCAAAATCTGAAAACAAGTCTTTAATACAACGTTTGGGATTGGATGCTTTTGTGTTATTTAAAGAGTACAAAATGGCTGTATTCTTTATATTTGCGACTTTACTAGGAGTTGTTTTGCAAATTTCAAATGCTTGGGCATCTGAATTTTTAAGAAGTTTTACTGCTGATTATCCCAATTCGTTTGCCGTAACAAATTCTAATACTATAATTGCCCTATCTCAAGTTTCTGAAACATTGTTTATTTTAACAATTCCTTTTTTCTTAAAAAGGTTTGGCATTAAAACTGTAATGATTATGAGTATGCTTGCATGGTTTTTACGTTTTGGATTATTTGGTGTGGCAGCACCAGAAGGTATAGGTTTAGGATATCTAATTATGTCTATGGTAGTTTATGGAGCTGCGTTTGATTTCTTCAATATATCGGGTTCTTTATTTATAGAAACTGAAACAGACAGTAAATATAGAGGAAGTGCTCAAGGTTTATTTGTGCTGTTAACCAACGGTGTTGGAGCTGTTTTAGGTGGTATGGGTAGTGGTTTTGTAGTACAACATTTCACTACAGAAACAGGCAGAGATTGGCTAAGTATTTGGCTCGTATTTGCAGCTTATGCATTAATTTTAGCCATTGTATTTCGTCTTATTTTTAAATACAAACACAACCCTGAAGTTATTAAAGAAATTAAGCACTAA
- a CDS encoding thymidylate synthase, with the protein MKQYLDLIKHVRDNGIIKEDRTGTGTKSVFGYQMRFDLSKGFPMLTTKKLHLKSIIYELLWFLKGDTNIKYLNENGVKIWDAWADENGDLGPVYGHQWRNWNSEGIDQIKEVIETIKTNPDSRRMIISAWNPSVLPDTTISFAENVSNNKAALPPCHAFFQFYVTEGKLSCQLYQRSADIFLGVPFNIASYALLTLMMAQVCNLKPGDFIHTFGDAHIYNNHKEQIDLQLSREPRELPKMEINPKINNIFDFSFEDFNLVNYNPYPHIKGTVSV; encoded by the coding sequence ATGAAACAATATTTAGATTTAATAAAGCACGTTAGAGATAACGGAATTATTAAAGAAGATAGAACCGGAACCGGAACAAAAAGTGTTTTTGGATACCAAATGCGTTTTGATTTAAGCAAAGGATTTCCAATGCTAACAACAAAAAAATTACATTTAAAATCTATTATTTATGAATTATTATGGTTTCTTAAAGGAGACACGAATATAAAATATCTAAATGAAAATGGTGTGAAAATTTGGGATGCTTGGGCCGATGAAAATGGCGATTTAGGGCCTGTTTATGGACATCAATGGCGCAATTGGAACAGTGAGGGAATAGATCAAATTAAAGAAGTAATTGAAACAATTAAAACAAACCCTGATAGTAGAAGAATGATAATCTCAGCTTGGAATCCAAGTGTTTTACCCGATACTACTATTTCTTTTGCTGAAAATGTTTCAAACAATAAGGCTGCTTTACCTCCTTGCCATGCTTTTTTTCAGTTTTATGTTACTGAAGGAAAATTATCTTGTCAATTATATCAACGTAGCGCTGATATTTTTTTAGGAGTTCCTTTTAATATTGCTTCATATGCATTATTAACACTTATGATGGCACAAGTTTGTAACTTAAAACCTGGTGACTTTATACATACATTTGGTGATGCTCACATTTATAACAATCATAAAGAACAAATAGACTTGCAATTATCTCGTGAACCAAGAGAATTACCTAAAATGGAAATTAACCCAAAAATTAATAATATCTTTGATTTTTCATTTGAGGATTTTAATTTAGTTAATTACAATCCCTATCCGCATATTAAAGGAACTGTATCTGTATAA
- a CDS encoding 2TM domain-containing protein, translating into MDDKYEVYENARNRIKQKKRLYFHFVFFLIGSVFFIVLNKVLKIGETLFENWFVWAILLWLFFLIVHFINVFITNRFMGKEWERKQLDKLVLKQKQKIAQLEKKITSNTHQTSEFKKKEDTLNN; encoded by the coding sequence ATGGATGATAAATACGAAGTATACGAAAATGCTCGAAATCGCATAAAGCAAAAAAAGCGATTGTATTTTCATTTTGTATTTTTTTTAATTGGATCTGTATTTTTTATTGTACTCAATAAAGTTTTAAAAATTGGTGAAACTCTTTTCGAAAATTGGTTTGTTTGGGCAATACTTTTATGGTTATTTTTCTTAATAGTTCATTTTATAAACGTTTTTATTACCAATCGATTTATGGGTAAGGAATGGGAACGAAAACAACTAGATAAACTTGTTCTAAAACAGAAACAAAAAATTGCACAACTTGAAAAAAAAATAACTTCCAACACTCACCAAACTTCAGAATTTAAAAAAAAGGAAGATACTTTAAACAATTAA
- a CDS encoding dihydrofolate reductase has protein sequence MITIIAAVAENNALGKDNKLIWHLPADLKRFKKVTANHHVIMGRKTFESLGKPLPNRTNIIVTRNTNFTAQNCIVVNSLQQALESVKNDESPFILGGAEIYKQAIKIADKLDITFVHHKFEADVFFPEINKSIWKETSRKNFKADEKNNYNYSFVTFERI, from the coding sequence ATGATAACCATTATTGCTGCAGTAGCTGAGAATAACGCTTTAGGAAAAGACAATAAATTGATATGGCATTTGCCCGCCGATTTAAAACGATTTAAAAAAGTAACAGCCAATCACCATGTAATTATGGGGAGAAAAACTTTTGAATCTTTAGGAAAGCCTCTTCCTAACAGAACTAATATAATTGTTACACGCAACACTAATTTTACAGCACAAAATTGTATCGTAGTAAACTCTTTACAGCAAGCTCTCGAATCTGTAAAAAATGATGAAAGTCCTTTTATTTTAGGTGGTGCTGAAATTTACAAACAAGCTATTAAAATTGCTGATAAACTTGATATAACCTTTGTTCATCACAAATTTGAAGCCGATGTTTTTTTTCCAGAAATAAACAAATCAATATGGAAAGAAACTTCAAGAAAAAATTTTAAGGCAGATGAAAAAAACAACTACAATTATAGCTTTGTAACTTTTGAACGAATTTAA
- the sppA gene encoding signal peptide peptidase SppA, whose amino-acid sequence MNFLRNLAASIIGTLIALGLIVMLFLLIAATFGDTKKVVLKSNSVLELKLENIVKDYAPKSNDPLDELLGFNDKKLGLNTVINAIENAKTDDKIKGISISTLGVNAGIAQTQAIRDKLFEFKESGKFIFAYADFYDQKSYYLSSVADSIFVNPVGGIDFKGLSSEVLFYKDLQEKTGVKMEVIRHGKYKSAVEPFLYNEMSENNREQISSFLKSIWNEMLVDISANRGVTITELNKIADNLLARTPKLAIENNIIDAAIYEDEYVDKLKKISGISKDDDLNKISLSNYISKGKGRVLSTAPHKIAVIYAQGEIIYGKGDEDKIGQYLIIKALKKARKDKKVKAIVLRVNSPGGSALASELIWRELELTKEKLPLVVSMGNLAASGGYYISCNADRIFAEPTTITGSIGVFGILPNFSKLAKNIGINAEQVSTNTGANYSVFEPMSTKFRLVTAEGVENIYNIFLERVAKGRNMSKQAVDSIAQGRVWSGVEALNKGLVDELGNLNDAILYAAELAEITDYKTRNYPSYKVDLEDKLSNFPFVKSKNKIILEELGESNFKIYQTVKQFSKLRGIQTRLPFVITIN is encoded by the coding sequence ATGAATTTTTTAAGAAACTTGGCAGCATCAATTATTGGGACTTTAATTGCCTTAGGCTTAATTGTTATGTTATTTTTGTTAATAGCCGCAACTTTTGGAGATACCAAAAAAGTGGTTTTGAAAAGTAATTCGGTTTTAGAGTTAAAACTTGAGAATATAGTAAAAGATTATGCCCCAAAAAGTAATGATCCTTTAGACGAGTTGTTAGGTTTTAATGATAAAAAATTAGGATTAAATACCGTTATTAATGCAATTGAAAATGCTAAAACAGATGATAAAATTAAAGGAATAAGTATTTCAACTCTAGGTGTTAATGCTGGTATTGCTCAAACGCAGGCTATTAGAGATAAACTTTTTGAGTTTAAGGAATCGGGCAAATTTATATTTGCTTATGCCGATTTTTATGATCAGAAATCTTATTATTTAAGTTCTGTTGCTGATTCTATTTTTGTAAATCCAGTAGGTGGAATTGATTTTAAGGGATTGTCTTCTGAAGTGTTATTTTATAAAGATTTACAAGAGAAAACAGGTGTTAAAATGGAAGTAATACGGCATGGAAAATATAAAAGTGCTGTTGAGCCTTTTCTATATAATGAAATGAGTGAGAATAATAGAGAACAAATATCTTCGTTTTTAAAGTCTATTTGGAATGAAATGTTAGTTGATATTTCTGCTAATAGAGGTGTAACAATAACTGAGTTAAACAAAATTGCAGATAATTTATTGGCTAGAACACCCAAGTTAGCTATTGAAAATAATATTATTGATGCTGCTATTTACGAAGACGAATATGTTGATAAATTAAAGAAAATTTCTGGAATTTCAAAAGATGATGATTTAAATAAAATTTCTCTTTCTAATTATATTTCAAAAGGAAAGGGTCGAGTTTTATCTACTGCACCTCATAAAATAGCCGTTATTTATGCACAAGGTGAAATTATTTATGGCAAAGGAGATGAAGATAAAATAGGACAGTACTTAATTATTAAAGCATTAAAAAAAGCAAGAAAAGATAAAAAAGTGAAGGCAATTGTGTTGAGAGTTAATTCACCAGGAGGTAGTGCCTTAGCATCAGAGTTGATTTGGAGAGAATTAGAATTGACAAAAGAAAAATTACCTTTAGTTGTATCTATGGGCAATTTGGCTGCATCAGGAGGATACTATATATCTTGTAATGCTGACCGAATTTTTGCTGAACCAACTACAATTACAGGTTCAATTGGTGTTTTTGGGATTCTTCCAAATTTTAGTAAACTAGCAAAAAATATAGGAATTAATGCAGAGCAAGTAAGCACCAATACAGGAGCAAATTATAGTGTTTTTGAACCTATGTCAACTAAGTTTAGATTGGTGACAGCAGAAGGTGTTGAGAATATTTATAATATATTTTTAGAAAGAGTTGCTAAAGGAAGAAATATGAGCAAACAAGCTGTTGATAGCATTGCTCAAGGTAGAGTTTGGTCTGGAGTTGAAGCTTTAAATAAAGGATTGGTTGATGAATTAGGTAATTTAAATGATGCTATTTTGTATGCCGCTGAGTTGGCTGAAATAACAGATTATAAAACTCGGAATTATCCAAGTTATAAAGTTGATTTAGAAGATAAATTAAGTAATTTCCCTTTCGTAAAATCTAAAAACAAAATTATACTAGAAGAATTAGGTGAAAGTAATTTCAAAATCTATCAAACAGTTAAACAATTTTCAAAGCTAAGAGGTATTCAAACAAGATTGCCTTTTGTTATAACAATTAATTAA
- the folK gene encoding 2-amino-4-hydroxy-6-hydroxymethyldihydropteridine diphosphokinase, producing MQIVRTTYLSLGSNLGNKLEILQQAVDLIAKNIGSIAKISTVYKTESWGFKSADFYNICIQVFTSLNPEDLLKSIHEIEFSLGRTQDLSTKYNARSIDIDVLLFDDEIIFSKELIVPHKNMLKRKFVMVPLAEIAPNLIHPIEKKRIQTCLSNCTDNGKIENTYLKLKRPISISEKYNYIAIEGNIGAGKTTLTNMIAEDFNAKIILERFADNPFLPKFYEDKERYAFPLEMSFLADRYRQLSDDLAQFDLFKNFIVSDYYIFKSLIFAQVTLPKDEYFLYRRMFDIMYKEISKPDLYIYLYQETPRLIENIKKRGRDYEQNIAPEYLDKIHKGYSTFIKTEENLNTLIIDVSKKDFVRNKEDYKEVIELIKNA from the coding sequence ATGCAAATTGTACGAACCACATATTTATCCTTAGGAAGTAACCTTGGGAACAAGCTTGAAATTTTACAACAAGCGGTGGATTTAATTGCTAAAAACATTGGCTCAATTGCTAAAATTTCAACTGTTTATAAAACGGAATCATGGGGATTTAAAAGTGCTGATTTTTATAACATTTGCATACAAGTATTTACAAGTTTAAATCCGGAAGATTTACTAAAATCTATTCATGAAATTGAATTCTCTTTAGGTAGAACACAAGATTTATCTACTAAATACAACGCGAGAAGCATTGATATTGATGTTTTACTTTTTGATGATGAAATTATTTTTTCAAAAGAATTAATAGTTCCACATAAGAATATGTTGAAGCGTAAATTTGTAATGGTTCCCTTAGCTGAAATTGCACCTAATTTAATACACCCTATTGAAAAAAAACGTATTCAAACTTGTTTAAGCAATTGTACAGACAATGGTAAAATTGAAAATACTTATCTAAAGCTAAAACGTCCTATTTCTATTTCTGAAAAATATAATTACATAGCCATTGAAGGGAATATTGGTGCTGGCAAAACTACACTTACCAATATGATTGCCGAAGATTTTAATGCTAAAATAATATTAGAACGTTTCGCCGACAATCCTTTTTTACCTAAATTTTATGAAGATAAAGAACGATATGCTTTTCCTCTAGAAATGAGTTTTTTAGCTGATAGATACAGGCAACTTTCTGATGATTTAGCACAATTTGATTTATTTAAAAATTTTATTGTATCTGATTATTACATTTTTAAATCTTTAATTTTTGCGCAAGTAACATTGCCAAAAGATGAATATTTCTTATACCGAAGAATGTTCGATATTATGTATAAAGAAATTTCAAAACCAGATTTGTATATTTATTTATATCAGGAAACTCCCCGTTTAATTGAAAATATAAAAAAACGAGGAAGAGATTATGAGCAAAATATTGCCCCTGAATATTTAGATAAAATTCACAAAGGTTATTCAACTTTTATAAAAACTGAAGAAAATTTAAATACGCTCATTATTGATGTTTCTAAAAAAGATTTTGTACGTAATAAAGAAGATTACAAAGAAGTTATTGAACTTATAAAAAACGCTTAA
- the gldC gene encoding gliding motility protein GldC: MAVAHTSKIEFKVGLDENKIPEKIHWSAEDNNIKNEEAKAILVSVWNPKSKETLKMDLWTKDMPLDEMRYFFYQTLVSMANTFERATNDEKMSATMHDFCDFFAEKLELKKK; encoded by the coding sequence ATGGCCGTAGCACATACATCAAAAATAGAGTTTAAAGTAGGGTTAGACGAAAATAAAATTCCTGAAAAAATTCATTGGTCTGCAGAAGACAATAATATAAAAAACGAAGAAGCTAAAGCTATTTTAGTCTCAGTTTGGAATCCAAAATCAAAAGAAACACTTAAAATGGACTTATGGACTAAAGATATGCCTTTAGATGAAATGAGGTATTTTTTTTATCAAACGTTGGTATCCATGGCAAATACGTTTGAACGTGCAACTAATGATGAAAAAATGAGTGCGACTATGCATGATTTTTGTGACTTCTTTGCAGAGAAATTAGAACTAAAGAAAAAGTAA
- the gldB gene encoding gliding motility lipoprotein GldB: MNRVYISIFILLLGVSCTTTTKKEVDVSNIKVTVNIDRFEQKFYTANKKTLPNIEKEYPYLFPIKNDSIWLNKIKNEAELFQETQNVFKNIDTVKKHIINLFKHVKYYHSSFKPPKIITLITNLDYENKVIYADSLLFVSLDMYLGKNSNVYSDFPKYLSQNFNKSQLVVDIATAISERYFIPDRSRQFLNLIINEGKKMYLLDRYLPTFSDAQKMGYTQDQLGWAIANESQLWKYFIENKLLYSTNADLLTRFITNAPFSKFYIDIDKESPGRIGVWLGWQIVRSYMNNNNVTLQELLQTNAEEIFKKSKYKPKK, encoded by the coding sequence ATGAATAGAGTTTATATTTCCATTTTCATTTTATTATTGGGAGTTTCTTGTACTACTACAACAAAAAAAGAGGTTGATGTTTCAAATATTAAAGTAACTGTTAACATTGATAGGTTTGAGCAAAAATTTTATACAGCAAACAAAAAAACGTTACCTAATATTGAAAAAGAATATCCATATTTATTTCCTATTAAAAATGATAGTATTTGGTTGAATAAAATTAAAAATGAAGCTGAATTATTTCAAGAAACACAAAATGTTTTTAAAAATATTGATACTGTAAAAAAACATATAATAAATTTATTTAAGCACGTAAAATATTATCATTCAAGTTTTAAACCTCCTAAAATAATTACGTTAATAACAAATTTAGATTATGAAAATAAAGTAATTTATGCAGATAGTTTACTGTTTGTTTCTTTAGATATGTATTTAGGGAAAAACAGTAATGTGTATAGCGATTTCCCAAAATACTTATCCCAAAATTTTAACAAGTCTCAATTGGTTGTTGATATTGCAACAGCTATAAGTGAACGTTATTTTATCCCCGATAGAAGCCGTCAATTTTTAAATTTAATAATTAACGAAGGGAAAAAGATGTATTTATTAGACCGTTATTTACCAACTTTTTCTGATGCTCAAAAAATGGGATATACCCAAGACCAACTAGGTTGGGCCATAGCAAATGAATCTCAATTGTGGAAGTATTTTATTGAGAACAAATTATTGTACAGTACTAATGCAGATTTGCTTACACGTTTTATAACGAATGCTCCTTTTTCAAAATTTTATATTGATATTGATAAAGAATCACCTGGTAGAATTGGAGTTTGGTTAGGGTGGCAAATAGTACGTTCATATATGAACAATAATAATGTAACTTTGCAAGAACTTCTGCAAACAAACGCTGAAGAAATTTTTAAAAAATCAAAATATAAACCTAAAAAATAA
- a CDS encoding NAD+ synthase, translated as MPIKIAIAQINTTVGDINGNFEKIISNINSAKTEKAELVVFPELTLTGYPPRDLLIKKSFIKKNIEILHNIVEHTKNIAVVVGFVDEKNGKLFNAAALIENQKIIGIYHKIHLPNYDVFDEKRYFTAGNSTAIYTLKGVKIGLTICEDIWIDNGPATDLKQKGAELIINISASPFHAGKDKIRLNVVAKQAKENNIPIVYCNLIGGQDDLIFDGRSYVINNQGKLVQQSKAFAEELSYISNIQTKNEIDFIENENESIYKALVLGVKDYFRKNGFKNAIIGLSGGIDSALTAAIAVEALGNVNVKGVSMPSKFSSEGSISDSLALAKNLNIPCEIIPIKNIYISYLDSLKNQFSNTKFNVAEENIQARIRGNILMALSNKFGYLVLTTGNKSESSVGYSTLYGDMAGGLAVISDVLKTKVYELSTYINNVNGKEIIPVSTITKPPSAELREDQKDSDSLPEYDILDPILRAYVEDDLSSEQIIDLGFEKSVVVKIIGLVDRNEYKRQQAALGLRITSRAFGQGRRMPITNRWKDE; from the coding sequence ATGCCTATAAAAATAGCTATTGCTCAAATAAACACAACTGTTGGAGATATTAATGGAAATTTTGAAAAAATAATTTCCAATATTAATAGTGCTAAAACCGAAAAAGCTGAGTTGGTGGTATTCCCTGAATTGACTTTAACAGGATACCCTCCACGTGATCTATTAATAAAAAAAAGCTTTATTAAAAAAAATATTGAAATTCTTCATAATATAGTTGAACACACAAAAAACATTGCTGTTGTTGTTGGTTTTGTTGATGAAAAAAATGGAAAGCTATTCAATGCTGCCGCACTAATTGAGAATCAAAAAATTATAGGTATTTATCATAAAATTCATTTGCCAAACTACGATGTTTTTGATGAAAAGCGTTATTTTACAGCAGGAAATTCAACTGCTATTTACACTTTAAAAGGCGTAAAAATAGGACTTACCATTTGTGAAGATATTTGGATTGATAACGGCCCTGCTACAGATTTAAAACAAAAAGGAGCAGAATTAATTATCAATATATCTGCTTCACCATTTCACGCAGGTAAAGACAAAATTAGACTAAATGTAGTTGCAAAACAAGCCAAAGAAAATAACATTCCTATAGTTTATTGCAACTTAATTGGAGGGCAAGATGATTTAATTTTTGATGGTAGAAGCTATGTTATAAACAACCAAGGAAAGTTAGTACAACAAAGTAAAGCATTTGCTGAAGAATTGAGTTATATTTCTAATATTCAAACAAAAAATGAAATCGATTTTATTGAAAATGAAAACGAATCTATATATAAGGCATTGGTTTTAGGCGTTAAAGATTATTTTAGAAAAAATGGCTTTAAAAATGCAATTATTGGTTTAAGTGGCGGTATTGATTCAGCCTTAACTGCTGCAATTGCTGTAGAGGCCTTAGGTAATGTTAATGTAAAGGGTGTAAGTATGCCAAGTAAATTTTCATCTGAAGGAAGTATTTCAGATTCATTAGCATTGGCAAAAAATTTGAATATTCCTTGTGAAATAATTCCTATTAAAAATATTTATATAAGTTATTTAGACTCCTTGAAAAATCAATTTTCAAATACTAAATTTAATGTTGCAGAAGAAAATATTCAAGCCAGAATTAGAGGAAATATTTTAATGGCACTTTCTAATAAATTTGGATATTTGGTGCTTACTACAGGAAACAAATCAGAAAGCTCTGTTGGTTATTCAACACTTTATGGGGATATGGCTGGTGGTTTAGCCGTAATTTCAGATGTGTTAAAAACTAAAGTTTATGAATTATCAACTTACATAAATAATGTAAATGGAAAAGAAATTATACCTGTTTCTACCATTACCAAACCACCGTCTGCAGAATTAAGAGAAGACCAAAAGGATTCAGATTCATTGCCAGAATATGATATCTTAGACCCTATTTTAAGAGCTTATGTAGAAGACGATTTAAGTAGTGAACAAATTATTGATTTAGGTTTTGAAAAAAGTGTTGTAGTTAAAATTATTGGTTTAGTTGATAGAAATGAATACAAACGACAACAAGCTGCTTTAGGTTTACGAATTACTTCTAGGGCTTTTGGACAGGGAAGAAGAATGCCTATAACAAACCGTTGGAAAGATGAATAA